From Triticum aestivum cultivar Chinese Spring chromosome 4A, IWGSC CS RefSeq v2.1, whole genome shotgun sequence, a single genomic window includes:
- the LOC123085298 gene encoding F-box protein At5g07610-like, giving the protein MSMPKGDMGMAAARLTDDLLVEILARVPAKSLARFKCVSRHWLSLTFHRSHRRRLPQTLSGFFYSSTGGECFLESPVQFTSVGGSRRPLVRTSLAFLPSHRRVDLQDCCNGLLLCRWYHVSARGDESRYVVCNPATEKWVVLPDSGQAGEVGAARMGFDQAVF; this is encoded by the coding sequence ATGTCCATGCCCAAGGGGGACATGGGCATGGCGGCCGCGAGGCTCACGGACGACCTCCTCGTGGAGATCCTCGCGCGCGTGCCCGCCAAATCGCTCGCCCGCTTCAAGTGCGTCTCCAGGCACTGGCTGAGCCTCACCTTCCACCGCAGCCACCGCAGGAGGCTCCCCCAGACGCTGTCCGGCTTCTTCTACAGCAGCACCGGCGGGGAGTGCTTCCTGGAGTCACCTGTCCAGTTCACCAGCGTCGGGGGCAGCCGCCGCCCTCTGGTCCGCACCTCTTTGGCGTTCCTCCCCAGCCACCGGCGCGTCGACCTCCAGGACTGCTGCAACGGCCTCCTCCTCTGCCGCTGGTACCACGTCTCTGCCCGTGGCGACGAGTCCCGTTACGTCGTGTGCAACCCCGCCACGGAGAAGTGGGTCGTCTTGCCGGACTCCGGCCAGGCGGGCGAGGTGGGCGCCGCTCGTATGGGCTTCGACCAGGCCGTATTCTAG